One window of Mesoplodon densirostris isolate mMesDen1 chromosome 15, mMesDen1 primary haplotype, whole genome shotgun sequence genomic DNA carries:
- the LOC132502815 gene encoding plasminogen activator inhibitor 2-like, translating into MEELYKANTIFALSFFSQLANTSTATQNLFFSPWGISSTMAMIYLGARGNTADQMAKVLQFNKVGGHKVTPDTQEIFTSCHFTQKIQKGTYPDAILQAKAVDTIHSSFRSLSSALNTSTGEYLLESANKLFGDKSSRLKEGYMQLSKKYYSTEPQAVDFLECAEDVRKKINSWVKTQTKGKIPNLLPEGSIDAETKMVLVNAVYFKGNWKTPFQKKLNRLYPFRVNLTQHKEVQMMFLHKKLNIGYIEDLKVQILELPYAGYVSMFLLLPDRIAECSTGLELLESEITYDKLNKWLSEDTMAEDDVEVYVPRFKLEEHYELKSILMSMGMDDAFSQGQANFLGMSEKNDLFLSEVFHQASVDLNEEGTEAAAGTGAILSGRTGHRGPKFVADHPFLFFIMHKKTKSILFFGRFASP; encoded by the exons ATGGAAGAACTTTACAAGGCAAACACAATCTTtgccctcagtttcttcagccaACTGGCAAATACAAGTACCGCCACCCAGAATCTCTTCTTCTCTCCATGGGGCATCTCCTCCACCATGGCCATGATCTACCTGGGTGCCAGGGGCAACACTGCAGACCAGATGGCCAAA GTGCTTCAGTTTAACAAAGTTGGAGGCCACAAAGTCACTCCAGACACCCAAGAGATCTTCACCAGTTGTCACTTCACACAGAAGATCCAGAAGGGCACTTATCCTGATGCTATTTTGCAG GCAAAAGCTGTAGACACAATCCATTCATCCTTCCGTTCTCTCAGCTCCGCCCTGAACACGTCCACAGGGGAGTATTTATTGGAAAGTGCCAATAAGCTGTTTGGCGATAAGTCTTCAAGATTGAAGGAA ggATACATGCAGCTCTCCAAGAAATATTACTCTACAGAACCCCAGGCAGTTGACTTCCTAGAATGTGCAGAAGACGTCAGAAAAAAGATTAATTCCTGGGTCAAGACTCAAACCAAAG GCAAAATCCCAAACTTGTTACCTGAAGGTTCTATAGATGCAGAGACCAAGATGGTCCTGGTGAATGCTGTCTACTTCAAAGGAAATTGGAAAACTCCATTTCAGAAGAAATTAAACAGGCTTTATCCTTTCCGTGTGAACTTG acTCAGCACAAAGAAGTACAGATGATGTTCTTGCACAAAAAGCTGAACATTGGATACATAGAAGACCTAAAGGTCCAGATTCTAGAACTGCCCTATGCTGGATATGTCAGTATGTTCCTGTTGCTTCCAGATAGAATTGCTGAATGTTCTACTGGCTTGGAGTTG CTGGAAAGTGAAATAACTTATGACAAACTCAACAAGTGGCTCAGCGAAGACACCATGGCTGAGGATGATGTGGAGGTGTATGTCCCCCGGTTCAAATTAGAAGAGCATTATgaactcaagtccattctcatgAGCATGGGTATGGATGATGCCTTCAGCCAGGGCCAAGCCAATTTCTTAGGCATGTCGGAAAAGAATGACCTGTTTCTGTCTGAAGTGTTCCATCAAGCCTCTGTGGATCTGAACGAGGAGGGCACTGAAGCAGCTGCTGGCACTGGGGCCATTTTGTCAGGGAGAACTGGCCATCGAGGCCCAAAGTTTGTGGCAGAccatcctttcctcttctttatcATGCACAAGAAAACCAAGAGCATCCTCTTTTTTGGCAGATTTGCCTCACCCTAA